The stretch of DNA CCTCCACTCCTGGGATACCTTTGACAGGAAGGCCGTCACGACGTTGGTCGTTCCGCTGGCATCACTCCTGTGAACGAAGATTATCTTCTGGTGTGGTAGCTTTAATCCAGGGTTGAGGCTGGCAATGCTCGGGTCGTCCCAGTACTCTACCCTACCGAGAAGCACGTTCACCAGTACACTCTGGGAAAGCCTCAGGGTGGCGTTGCCCAGCTCCGGGATGTTGAACACGAACGCCACACCCCCTGCAACCCACGGGATCTGGTACACCGCGCCGTAAGCGCTTCTGGCTTTCTCCCAGTCAGCGGTCTTTAGCGGGACGTCGCTACAGGCGAAGTCGACGACGCCCTGAATGAAGTCTGACTGGCCTTTGCCGCTACCGCCGCCGGCGTACTCCACCTTGATCGTAGGGTACTTCTTGCTGAACTCCGAGACCCAGACGTTTATCTGGGCTTGCGGGAAGGTCGCGCCGCTCCCCGACAGCGTTGCGCTAGGGTAGTTGGGTTGCGCGGTTTGGCTTGTAACGGTGGGCCGGAGGAGCAGACCGAGCAACGCTAAGGCCACTGCCGCCAGCACGACCGATCCGATTGCTACCAGTTTTTTCATGCTGGTCGTGCCTACAACTAAATACCTCTATATAAATCTACCCCCTATCTACATAGAAATATATATGGAACGACGGGGCGGAAACCTTTTAGCTCTGCGTACCAACTTCTTCTTCGAAGAGCGTGGAGAGGCTCTCCACAGGCATCAAAGGGCTCGACGACATACTTGCCGGCGGTGTACCCGAGGGTTTCTTCGTGGCCTTGGTCGGCATGCCCGGAACAGGGAAGACGATCGCCTGCCTGCACTTCGTCAACGCCGGTCTCCTGCGCGGCGAGAAGGCGATCTACGTGACGACGGAGGAGAGCAGGGAGAGCATAATAAGGCAGGCATCCCAGTTCGGGATGGACTTCGACAAAGCCTACCGTGAGGGCAGGCTCATAATAATCGACGCGCTCATGCGGAGCACCAGCGACGAGTGGAACCTGAACCTCGTCACCGTCGAGGAGATGCTGGACAAGGTGATAGAGGCCAAGAAGAGGCTCGGCTCAAAGGCTAGAAGGCTGGTGATCGACTCGATGAGCGCCTTCTGGCTGAGGGCCCCTGTGAAGGCAAGGGAGGAGAGCTACACAGTGAAGAGGATCCTCGCCAAGTGGGACCTCACAGTCTACGCCACGTCCCAGTACGCCATAACCACGGGAGGCGCATTCGGCTGGGGCCTCGAGCACATCGCCGACGGCATCATACACTTCAAGCGCAGGGTGATCAACGGCGTTCTCACAAGGTACATCATTGTCGAGAAGATGCGGCAAACCCCCCACGACCTCCGAGCCTGGGAGATCGCCGTAATCGACGGCAAAGGCCTGGTTCTGCTGAACCCCCTGTCGCGCAGGATGGAGGACGAAGCCCTGCCTGAGAGCGTCTCCAAGAGGATCAAGAAGGTTTTAAGCGAGGAAGAGTGAGAAAAACCCCTCTCCCTGCAGTTATTATGCCTTCTCAGTTTACCTGTGCTCAATCTATGCTCCTGTTCCCACCGGGTTGGCGAGGTAATTGTGAGTCAGTGTTTGCCATCTCCGCTAACCTCCACCAGCCACTTCGTGCTCAAGCCGAAATCGGCACAGGCTACTTCTGGTAGTGCACTGCTGGGATCGGGCGCGTCGCTTAAATAGCTCTGCGGGCAACCCTTCGCGTGGGCTCGGTAGTAATCACCGGGGGCGCTGGCTTCATTGGGCACAACCTTGGGCTTTTCCTTAAAGAGAGGGGGCACACCGTCACTCTCGTGGACACGCTCGAGAGAGCCTCACCGCTCGCCCTCGAGAGGCTTAGGCGCGCGGGCCTGCCCGTGATCCGTGCGGATGTGAGGAA from Infirmifilum sp. NZ encodes:
- the pstS gene encoding phosphate ABC transporter substrate-binding protein PstS, with the protein product MKKLVAIGSVVLAAVALALLGLLLRPTVTSQTAQPNYPSATLSGSGATFPQAQINVWVSEFSKKYPTIKVEYAGGGSGKGQSDFIQGVVDFACSDVPLKTADWEKARSAYGAVYQIPWVAGGVAFVFNIPELGNATLRLSQSVLVNVLLGRVEYWDDPSIASLNPGLKLPHQKIIFVHRSDASGTTNVVTAFLSKVSQEWRERVGAGLTVQWPLDSVGRGVGAQGNQGVAQTVRNTPYSLGYVELAYTKNLGVVALENALSEYIIPTPESVAKALEGVSVKLDPASDVSKLNLLDQTLNVKASGAYPIVSVSYLIVKSPSAYPREKAKALSLFLEWVFTEGQRYIAEGYAPVAGTFLEAGRSVAKLLSGP
- a CDS encoding KaiC domain-containing protein, translated to MERLSTGIKGLDDILAGGVPEGFFVALVGMPGTGKTIACLHFVNAGLLRGEKAIYVTTEESRESIIRQASQFGMDFDKAYREGRLIIIDALMRSTSDEWNLNLVTVEEMLDKVIEAKKRLGSKARRLVIDSMSAFWLRAPVKAREESYTVKRILAKWDLTVYATSQYAITTGGAFGWGLEHIADGIIHFKRRVINGVLTRYIIVEKMRQTPHDLRAWEIAVIDGKGLVLLNPLSRRMEDEALPESVSKRIKKVLSEEE